In the Butyricicoccus intestinisimiae genome, TTGGACGGAAACTATGTGCCGACCGAAGTATACACCAATCTGATTTCTGCGGTACACGAAAACATGGCGCCGATGTATCGCTATGTCGATTTGCGCCGTAAGCTGCTTGGTGTCGATGAACTGCACATGTATGATCTGTACACGCCGATTGTCAGCGATGTGGATGTCAATATTCCTTATGAAGAAGCCAAACAGACGGTATATGACGCCCTCGCTTGTATGGGTGATGACTATCGTGCGATTCTCAAGGAAGGCTTTGACAATCGCTGGATTGATGTTTATGAGAACGTCGGCAAATGCTCCGGCGCATATTCTGCCGGTCTGCGCAAGCATCCGTATGTCCTGCTCAATTATTCGGGCACACTGGACAGCATGTTTACGCTGGCACACGAAATGGGTCATGCGATTCATTCGTATCTGTCCAACAAGCATCAGCCGATTGCCTATTCCAATTACAGCATCTTTGTCGCTGAAGTTGCCTCGACCTGCAACGAAGCTCTGCTCATGCAGCACTTACTCAAGACAACCGAGGACAAAAAGCGCCGTGCGTATCTCATCAACTACTTCTTGGAGCAGTTCCGCACAACGCTGTATCGTCAGACCATGTTTGCAGAGTTCGAACTGGAAATCAACCGCCGCAACGAGCGCGGTGAAAGCCTGACAGCGGAATCCCTCAATGCCCTGTATCACGAGCTGAATCATCAGTACTTTGGAGATGATATTGTCATCGACAAGGAAATTGATCTGGAATGGGCACGCATTCCGCATTTCTACTACGATTATTATGTGTATCAGTATGCGACCGGTTACTCTGCCGCTATCGCGCTGTCCCGCCGCATTCTCAAAGAAGGTGCTCCGGCAGTCAAGGACTATATTCATTTTCTGTCCGGCGGCTGCTCAACCGACCCGATTTCTCTGCTGCGCGGCGCCGGTGTTGATATGGCATCGACTGCACCGATTCATGATGCCCTGCAGCTGTTTGATGAGCTGATTACCGAAATGGAACAACTGATGGAGGAGTAAACTTCTCTGATAAAGCAGAATCTCCCGCACACTGGATTTCCGGTGTGCGGGAGATTTTTATATGTATAAAATATTTTATTTCTAGCCTTCACTGTGCGTCAAGAGCGCCCAATCTTTTTAATCTGCTCCGCACAGCTGATATGCTCCGCTTTAGTGCCATAGCAATTTCACTCATTGGCAGTGACTTTTCATACAGAGCAATCAAACAATCATCTTGTTCCTTTGTCCACGGAGCTCCCCGCATTTCTGCTCGCTCATGTTTGACAGCCAGAATGGCGTCCAGATTGTCTATCATAAAATGTTGTGCCGCTGTATTGTAAACAACTACATGATAGATGCCGGCATTACCCGTTCGTTCTTCTATGGAAATTCCATTTTTTATGCCGCTTTCTGTCGGTCGCCTTGTGCGCTCTCCGTCCAGTGCAGACGTAAATTCCAGCATTCCAATTTCAATAAGCCACGCAGAAATATCATCGTATGTGAGCTTTTGCCTATTTTCCTCATTCACCAGAGCGTTCACTCGCTTTGCAATTTCACTGGCTGTAATCGGTATTTCCGAATAAACAAACCGATTTCTTTGCTCTAACGAAACTTTCAACGGCAGTTTGGGATAGTTCTTACCAACTGTGTTCGGCTTCGTTCCACCGTTTTCAATCACTTGTCGCAGCACATCAGATACAAAAAAGAAGCATCTTGATAGGCGAACTTGATTGACAATATCTTCATCCGGCACCACGGTGTCATCAAGGGGATTGATTCCGTTCGCCAACTTATCCATATACATTTTGGCGCGTTTAATTTTTTCAAGTTCCGTCATATATGCTTCCCTCCCATACGGATAGACCAAAAATGCTCTGCCATATACATAGCAGAGCATTTAATCTGTTCCAGCTATCCTGCCCATGCATCACACAACACCGATTGTGTTGTTTATAATGATAACATATTTAGACAGAGAAGGCAAAAGCTCAAGGCGTATTTTTACACCCACCGCATCATATCCTTTTTCATCCGTTTCATAATGCGCTTTTCCAGTCGAGAAATATACGATTGCGAGATGCCGAGCAGATCCGCCACCTCTTTTTGCGTATGTTCTTCTCCATCTGTCAGGCCGAACCGCATACAGATGATGGTTTTCTCGCGCTCCGGCAGGCGGTTGAGTGCCCGATGCAGCAACTGCCGATCCACATCGTCTTCTACCGGCCGAATGACGCAGTCGGGTTCTGTGCCGAGAATGTCCGACAACAGCAATTCGTTTCCATCCCAGTCCGTGCTCAGCGGTTCATCAAAGGACACCTCGGTTTTCTGTCCGGAAACCTTGCGCAGGTGCATCAAAATCTCATTTTCGATGCACCGCGAAGCATAGGTTGCCAATTTGGTCTTTTTCTCCAAATTGTATGTCTCAATCGCTTTGATTAACCCAATTGTTCCAATGGAAATCAAATCTTCCATGTGAATGCCGGTATTTTCAAACTTCCGCGCAATGTACACAACGAGCCGCAAATTGTGTTCGATGAGCCGATCTCGGCAGGCTCGATCTCCCTGCTGAAATCCCCGCACCGCTTCCGCTTCCTGTTGTGCCGTGAGCGGCGGCGGCAAAACAATCGAGCTTCCAATGTAAAAGATACCTGTTTCCGACGGAAGCAATCCCAGCCGGCACAAAATTCCCCGCAGCTTTTCCCAAATTCGCATACCCTTCTCCTTTCACGGTTCAATGAGTCCGTCAAATTCTCCGGAGCAGATATCCGCCGCAGAAATCGCCGTCATGCAGTCATATGCCGTGCCGTTCGCCCGTCTGACGGCATCCGGATGAAAGCATGGCAGCAATCCCCCGCCACCAACGCTGTGAAATGACACGAGCCGCCATCCCGTCAGCCCGCTGCGCTGTGCTTGCTGCACCAGCTCGGCAGCATTGTCCTGTTTAAGTTCTCGCGGCACAAACCGCTGCTGTTCCGGTAAAATCCGAATCGCGGCGTCCCGTGTCAGCAGCAGCACAGGTTTTCCCGTCATCGGATCACACAGCGTGTTTCCGCTGTCCACCAACAAAAAAATCTGTGCTTGTTTTCCCTCGCAGCAGATGGAAACGCGTTCTCCGCGCGGCCGATTGCTTTTCGCCTGATTGCGAAAAACAAAACAGCTCAAGCCATATGCCAGCAGCGCTGAAGCGAACAACACCCGCCGTGACACCTGTGCGACAAGCACACCGCCCTGCATCAGGCGCGTTCCGCTCATCTGTTCCAGTGCCGTCACTGCTCCGCCAAACACAAAGGCCACAAGCAGGAGAAGCAAGGTCTGCCGCACCAGCAAGCGTACCTGCCGAATGGAAA is a window encoding:
- the pepF gene encoding oligoendopeptidase F, with amino-acid sequence MEKKIPVRSEADPKYTWALEDVYANNDVWKADLEKARALPAQLAAYKGHLGDSAQKLLEFLQLGDDISVLFDALYGYAQRRSDEDTANSLYQGMTSQAMSAMVAVDAASSFETPELLAIPDDKLEQFYQEEPALETYRLALTRIRSKRAHILSDAEEKLLAAAGEMSQAPDSVYSVFADADLKFPSATDKDGNSHPVTHGTYIPLMHSADRVLRKSAFASLYSVYGQFRNTAAALLSAQVKQLKFYADARKYDSTLQASLDGNYVPTEVYTNLISAVHENMAPMYRYVDLRRKLLGVDELHMYDLYTPIVSDVDVNIPYEEAKQTVYDALACMGDDYRAILKEGFDNRWIDVYENVGKCSGAYSAGLRKHPYVLLNYSGTLDSMFTLAHEMGHAIHSYLSNKHQPIAYSNYSIFVAEVASTCNEALLMQHLLKTTEDKKRRAYLINYFLEQFRTTLYRQTMFAEFELEINRRNERGESLTAESLNALYHELNHQYFGDDIVIDKEIDLEWARIPHFYYDYYVYQYATGYSAAIALSRRILKEGAPAVKDYIHFLSGGCSTDPISLLRGAGVDMASTAPIHDALQLFDELITEMEQLMEE
- the sigE gene encoding RNA polymerase sporulation sigma factor SigE, which codes for MRIWEKLRGILCRLGLLPSETGIFYIGSSIVLPPPLTAQQEAEAVRGFQQGDRACRDRLIEHNLRLVVYIARKFENTGIHMEDLISIGTIGLIKAIETYNLEKKTKLATYASRCIENEILMHLRKVSGQKTEVSFDEPLSTDWDGNELLLSDILGTEPDCVIRPVEDDVDRQLLHRALNRLPEREKTIICMRFGLTDGEEHTQKEVADLLGISQSYISRLEKRIMKRMKKDMMRWV
- a CDS encoding sigma-E processing peptidase SpoIIGA, yielding MRVVYLDVLFALNFAMDYCILRCVSALSGRPAAVWRLSLAAGLGALYAGGCIVIPVLSTLPVRMAAGAVMAGTAFSIRQVRLLVRQTLLLLLVAFVFGGAVTALEQMSGTRLMQGGVLVAQVSRRVLFASALLAYGLSCFVFRNQAKSNRPRGERVSICCEGKQAQIFLLVDSGNTLCDPMTGKPVLLLTRDAAIRILPEQQRFVPRELKQDNAAELVQQAQRSGLTGWRLVSFHSVGGGGLLPCFHPDAVRRANGTAYDCMTAISAADICSGEFDGLIEP